In Heteronotia binoei isolate CCM8104 ecotype False Entrance Well chromosome 21, APGP_CSIRO_Hbin_v1, whole genome shotgun sequence, the DNA window ggggtccggacccatctccggaagcggcaaacggctaagcgcatccgcgtgtcccatagccttgccggccctatgaaccagtgtgtacgtgtatgagttgaggaattggttccacctcaacacgcgctgtgagagtatttggggggtttgtcggtctggggccagtagacctaagaggggcttgtggtccgtggcaatggtgaaccttctcccatatagatactcgtggaactttcggacccctgccacgattgccagggcctctttatctatctgcgcgtagttgcgctcggctgaagtgagcgtgcgggagtaatatgcgaccggtacctccctcccgtccggaagctggtgccccaggactgctcccaccccatacggcgacgcatcgcaggccaggatgacggggagggcctcgtcaaaatggtggagcaccgcattggacaccaggacgtccttgaccgcctgaaacgccgcggcctgtcgtttgccccaaacccaaggggcttttttgtccagcagccggtgaaggggctccgccagggctgccttgtgggggaggaaggagtggtaaaagttgagcacccccaagaagctttggagctccactttacaagtgggagccggggcttgcacgatggctcgggtcttttcttccgtggggtggattcctgctgcgtcaacggcgaaccccagaaactctacccgtggaacccccagcaagcatttctctctcttgaccttgagccccgctgcctggaaccggcggagcacctctcgaaggcggttgccgaattcatcggggtccggggcggcgactaaaacgtcgtcgaaaaacggctggactcctgggatccctttaaggagagcgtccattaggctctggaaaatccccggagcgacgctaaccccaaactgaagcctctttacccggaaagcccccctgtgggtcacgatcgtttgggcctccgccgtcttattgtctactgggagctgctggtaggcctgggccaggtctagcttcccaaatatcctagcccccgctagggcggccaggacatggctcaccaccggcactggataggggttgtcctgtagtgccttgtttatggtgcatttataatcggcacagatccgcacctccccgtttggcttgatgggggtaacgatgggggtttcccaggtggcgtagtccaccggctccaggacgccttgtgccgtgaggcggtctaactctgcctcgatcttaggtttcaaggcgaacggaaccctcctggccttgagccgaatcggtctgaccgtggggtctaggggcagggagatgggcggcccccggtagctccctagggacccatcgaatacctcggggaattccttgcaaatctccccgaacccccggggcgttatggtctggcccaccccctccacgcggattcccaagggtttgaaccaggccagacctagcagggtggccagctggcgcttaaccaccaggatgtccagcgggccgtggaaggacccccgctcgacttgcacccgcgcccaccccgcaatttgcaccgggttcttctggaagtcccggagtatgaagtctgccggccgaagttgcagccgctggcggggacacagttctcttagggtttcttccgcaataagggaaatggaggaccctgagtccacctccatttggcaggggttcccctctataaggaccgccactttgattttatcgggggaatcgtggggcaagttcagtacctgtagggacgtggagtctaccgcgtgggactccgc includes these proteins:
- the LOC132588870 gene encoding uncharacterized protein K02A2.6-like, which produces GYLEPFDPTNPEGWESYAERVEFYLRANKITDAGAKRDVLMSVCGPATFEIAKGLSAPARLAEKSYDEIIRLLTGHFSPQPSRVARRFLFHKRDQIAGESAADYLAALRKKVAVLIEGNPCQMEVDSGSSISLIAEETLRELCPRQRLQLRPADFILRDFQKNPVQIAGWARVQVERGSFHGPLDILVVKRQLATLLGLAWFKPLGIRVEGVGQTITPRGFGEICKEFPEVFDGSLGSYRGPPISLPLDPTVRPIRLKARRVPFALKPKIEAELDRLTAQGVLEPVDYATWETPIVTPIKPNGEVRICADYKCTINKALQDNPYPVPVVSHVLAALAGARIFGKLDLAQAYQQLPVDNKTAEAQTIVTHRGAFRVKRLQFGVSVAPGIFQSLMDALLKGIPGVQPFFDDVLVAAPDPDEFGNRLREVLRRFQAAGLKVKREKCLLGVPRVEFLGFAVDAAGIHPTEEKTRAIVQAPAPTCKAAAFQAVKDVLVSNAVLHHFDEALPVILACDASPYGVGAVLGHQLPDGREVPVAYYSRTLTSAERNYAQIDKEALAIVAGVRKFHEYLYGRRFTIATDHKPLLGLLAPDRQTPQILSQRVLRWNQFLNSYTYTLVHRAGKAMGHADARGWPEGNMGEEFKPYKARREELAAHKGCILWGSRVVIPPPLQKRVLESLHETHPGIVRMKALARSYVWWPGMDGEIEGWVRGCQTCQESRPEPPSAPVTRWESTRKPWSRLHIDFAGPFQGQTFIIIVDSYTKWLEVIPVGSTSSTAAIRALRRVLCTHGIPDTIVSDNGAAFTSADFQAFLQRYLIRHIRSAPFHPATNGQAE